The Thermobispora bispora DSM 43833 genome window below encodes:
- a CDS encoding bifunctional 3,4-dihydroxy-2-butanone-4-phosphate synthase/GTP cyclohydrolase II codes for MTDIQLDPIERAIADIRDGRPVVVVDDENRENEGDLIFAAAKATPELLAFMIRYTSGVICVAMEGTALDRLGLPLMVRENRDRLGTAYTVTVDAAEGVTTGISAADRARTIRLLADPATRPEDLVRPGHIFPLRYREGGVLVRRGHTEAAVDLARLAGLPPAGALAEIVNDDGTMARLPRLREFADEHGLALVTIEQLAEHRRRSERMVTRVAETRIPNRYGVWRAYGYTSLLDGGEHLALVYGDLADGENVLVRPHSECLTGDVLGSLRCDCGAQLDHAMRVIAEEGRGVVVYLRGHEGRGIGLTAKLQAYSRQDAGSDTVDANLELGLPVDAREFSNAGHILADLGVRSARLLTNNPAKVRGMDGYGVKVLGREPMPVAVTPYNRGYLAAKRDRLGHHIPIEEDR; via the coding sequence GTGACCGACATCCAGCTGGACCCGATCGAGCGGGCCATCGCCGACATCCGGGACGGCAGGCCCGTGGTGGTCGTCGACGACGAGAACCGGGAGAACGAGGGGGACCTCATCTTCGCCGCCGCCAAGGCGACCCCCGAGCTGCTCGCCTTCATGATCCGGTACACGAGCGGCGTGATCTGCGTCGCCATGGAGGGGACCGCGCTCGACCGGCTCGGCCTGCCGCTCATGGTGCGGGAGAACCGCGACCGGCTCGGCACCGCGTACACGGTCACCGTGGACGCGGCGGAGGGGGTGACGACCGGCATCTCCGCGGCCGACCGGGCGCGGACCATCCGCCTGCTCGCCGACCCGGCGACCCGGCCGGAGGACCTGGTGCGGCCCGGGCACATCTTCCCGCTCCGCTACCGGGAGGGCGGGGTGCTGGTCCGGCGCGGCCACACCGAGGCGGCCGTGGACCTCGCCCGGCTCGCCGGCCTGCCCCCGGCCGGCGCGCTCGCGGAGATCGTGAACGACGACGGCACCATGGCGCGCCTGCCCCGGCTGCGTGAGTTCGCCGACGAGCACGGCCTGGCGCTCGTCACGATCGAGCAGCTCGCCGAGCACCGCCGCCGCTCGGAGCGGATGGTCACCCGGGTCGCCGAGACCCGCATCCCCAACCGGTACGGGGTGTGGCGCGCCTACGGGTACACCAGCCTGCTCGACGGCGGCGAGCACCTGGCCCTGGTCTACGGCGACCTGGCCGACGGGGAGAACGTCCTGGTCCGGCCGCACTCGGAGTGCCTCACCGGCGACGTGCTCGGCTCGCTGCGGTGCGACTGCGGGGCGCAGCTCGACCACGCGATGCGGGTGATCGCCGAGGAGGGCCGCGGGGTGGTCGTCTACCTCCGCGGGCACGAGGGCCGGGGGATCGGCCTGACCGCCAAGCTCCAGGCCTACAGCCGCCAGGACGCCGGGAGCGACACCGTCGACGCCAACCTGGAGCTCGGGCTGCCGGTCGACGCGCGGGAGTTCTCCAACGCCGGGCACATCCTCGCCGACCTCGGGGTGCGGTCGGCCCGGCTGCTCACCAACAACCCGGCCAAGGTGCGGGGCATGGACGGTTACGGGGTCAAGGTGCTCGGCCGGGAGCCGATGCCCGTGGCCGTGACCCCGTACAACCGGGGCTACCTGGCGGCCAAGCGCGACCGGCTCGGCCACCACATTCCCATCGAGGAGGACCGATGA
- the ribH gene encoding 6,7-dimethyl-8-ribityllumazine synthase, with protein sequence MSGTGRPGVAPVDAEGLTVGIVAARWNAEVTDRLLERAVRAAEDSGARVITARVAGAMEIPVVAQALARRCDAVVALGAVIRGETPHFDYVCDSVTAGLTRVALDESTPVGNGVLTCDTLDQAIARSGVPGSKEDKGYEATIAALETALVLRRLNS encoded by the coding sequence ATGAGCGGAACTGGGCGTCCCGGCGTCGCCCCGGTGGACGCCGAAGGGCTCACCGTCGGCATCGTGGCGGCGCGGTGGAACGCGGAGGTCACCGACCGGCTGCTCGAGCGGGCGGTGCGCGCGGCCGAGGACAGCGGCGCCCGGGTGATCACCGCGCGGGTGGCCGGGGCGATGGAGATCCCGGTGGTGGCCCAGGCGCTCGCCCGGCGCTGCGACGCCGTGGTCGCGCTCGGCGCGGTGATCCGGGGGGAGACCCCGCACTTCGACTACGTGTGCGACTCGGTGACCGCGGGGCTGACCCGGGTGGCGCTGGACGAGTCGACCCCGGTGGGAAACGGCGTGCTCACGTGTGACACTCTTGATCAGGCGATCGCGCGGTCCGGCGTGCCCGGGAGCAAGGAGGACAAGGGCTACGAGGCGACCATCGCCGCCCTTGAGACGGCCCTGGTACTGCGCCGCCTGAACTCCTGA
- a CDS encoding PH domain-containing protein, translated as MSRLPEDEPPSLPLTWRPRWAPIVAYGLAVVMVVGMAALAFTLPPEYGTGDRAGIVIFGLLVAAVLHLLGRLRVEADERGITVVNPLRVHRFEWPQVIDVTMAEGDPWPRLDLADGSTVGAMGIQSAERRRAERAVAELSALIRAHGEAPDR; from the coding sequence GTGAGCCGTTTGCCCGAGGATGAGCCGCCCTCGCTGCCGCTGACCTGGCGTCCCCGGTGGGCCCCGATCGTCGCGTACGGCCTCGCCGTGGTGATGGTCGTCGGCATGGCCGCGCTCGCCTTCACCCTGCCGCCCGAGTACGGCACCGGCGACCGGGCCGGGATTGTGATCTTCGGCCTGCTGGTGGCCGCGGTGCTCCACCTCCTGGGCCGGCTCCGGGTGGAGGCGGACGAGCGGGGGATCACCGTGGTCAATCCGCTCCGGGTGCATCGCTTCGAGTGGCCCCAGGTGATCGACGTGACCATGGCCGAGGGCGACCCGTGGCCGAGGCTCGACCTGGCCGACGGCAGCACCGTGGGCGCGATGGGCATCCAGAGCGCCGAGCGGAGGCGGGCGGAGCGGGCGGTCGCCGAGCTGAGCGCCCTCATCCGCGCGCACGGCGAGGCCCCCGACCGCTAG
- a CDS encoding LLM class flavin-dependent oxidoreductase gives MRFHWFLPTSGDGRAIIGGGRGLQRGHGRPDDVPYRPPSIDYLGQVAQAAERLGFEAVLTPTGTWCEDAWLVAAALSQVTTRLKFLVAFRPGLMSPTLAAQMAATYQRISGGRLLLNVVTGGEATEQRRFGDHLTKDERYARTDEFLSIVRGAWAGPYDFKGRYYHVEGATVAERPDPVPELYFGGSSAAAGPVAARHVNVYLTWGEPPAQVAEKLAWIRSLAEREGRTLRFGIRLHVITRDTSKEAWDFAERLLERIDPKDIETARAILGESESVGQQRMLALNAGFHGGSARDLEVYPGLWAGVGLVRSGAGTALVGSHAEVADLIEEYASLGIEEFVLSGYPHLEEAYWFAEGVLPELRRRGRIKTAEEALPLSA, from the coding sequence GTGAGATTCCATTGGTTCCTGCCCACCTCGGGCGACGGCCGGGCGATCATCGGCGGCGGGCGCGGCCTCCAGCGGGGGCACGGCCGGCCGGACGACGTGCCGTACCGGCCGCCCTCCATCGACTACCTCGGCCAGGTCGCCCAGGCGGCCGAACGGCTCGGGTTCGAGGCCGTGCTCACCCCGACCGGCACCTGGTGCGAGGACGCCTGGCTCGTCGCGGCGGCGCTCTCCCAGGTCACCACCCGGCTGAAGTTCCTGGTCGCGTTCCGGCCCGGGCTGATGTCGCCCACCCTCGCCGCCCAGATGGCCGCCACCTACCAGCGGATCTCCGGCGGGCGGCTCCTGCTCAACGTGGTCACCGGCGGGGAGGCGACCGAGCAGCGGCGGTTCGGCGACCACCTCACCAAGGACGAGCGGTACGCGCGCACCGACGAGTTCCTCAGCATCGTGCGCGGCGCCTGGGCCGGGCCGTACGACTTCAAGGGACGCTACTACCACGTCGAGGGGGCCACGGTCGCCGAGCGCCCCGACCCCGTCCCCGAGCTCTACTTCGGCGGCTCGTCGGCGGCCGCCGGGCCGGTCGCGGCGCGGCACGTGAACGTCTACCTCACCTGGGGGGAGCCCCCGGCGCAGGTCGCGGAGAAGCTCGCCTGGATCCGGTCGCTCGCCGAGCGGGAGGGCCGCACGCTGCGGTTCGGCATCCGCCTGCACGTGATCACGCGGGACACGTCCAAGGAGGCCTGGGACTTCGCCGAGCGGCTGCTCGAGCGGATCGACCCGAAGGACATCGAGACCGCCCGGGCGATCCTCGGCGAGAGCGAGTCGGTCGGGCAGCAGCGGATGCTCGCCCTGAACGCGGGCTTCCACGGCGGCTCGGCCCGGGACCTGGAGGTCTACCCGGGCCTCTGGGCGGGTGTCGGCCTCGTCCGCAGCGGCGCCGGCACCGCCCTGGTCGGGAGCCACGCCGAGGTCGCCGACCTGATCGAGGAGTACGCCTCGCTCGGGATCGAGGAGTTCGTGCTCTCCGGCTACCCCCACCTGGAGGAGGCCTACTGGTTCGCCGAGGGGGTGCTCCCCGAGCTGCGGCGGCGGGGGCGGATCAAGACCGCCGAGGAGGCGCTGCCGCTCAGCGCCTGA
- a CDS encoding ABC transporter substrate-binding protein, producing MIKKLLAVLLLVATGTACATAGNGGGAPADTVTLRIGDQKAGSRAVLEAAGLLEGTPYRITWAQFTSGPPLLEAVHAGAVDIGGVGNTPPIFAAAAGSRITVVAAFRQNPVGAAILVPDGSPITTPAQLKGKRVAVAKGSSAHYHLLAVLKQAGLSFADIQPQYLQPADALAAFSSGTVDAWAIWEPFTSQARLEHKARVLTDGTAYVNGLNFQVASPAALQDPAKEAAIRDFLERLAKARTWAISHQSEWAKVWSAETGLPLRVTEAAAANYVMRPIPIDGSVVSSEQEMADAFAAEGLIPRAIDFAEFVDDRFNDILGKGQQ from the coding sequence ATGATCAAGAAGCTGCTCGCCGTGCTCCTGCTCGTCGCCACCGGCACGGCCTGCGCCACGGCGGGGAACGGCGGCGGCGCCCCGGCCGATACCGTGACCCTCCGCATCGGCGACCAGAAGGCCGGCTCCCGGGCCGTGCTCGAGGCCGCGGGTCTCCTCGAGGGCACCCCGTACCGGATCACCTGGGCCCAGTTCACCTCCGGCCCGCCGCTGCTCGAGGCGGTCCACGCCGGGGCCGTGGACATCGGCGGCGTCGGCAACACCCCGCCGATCTTCGCCGCGGCGGCGGGCTCGCGGATCACCGTGGTGGCGGCATTCCGGCAGAACCCGGTCGGGGCCGCGATCCTCGTGCCCGACGGCTCCCCGATCACCACCCCCGCCCAGCTCAAGGGCAAGCGGGTCGCGGTGGCCAAGGGCAGCTCGGCGCACTACCACCTGCTCGCCGTGCTCAAGCAGGCCGGGCTCTCCTTCGCCGACATCCAGCCGCAGTACCTCCAGCCGGCCGACGCGCTCGCCGCGTTCTCCTCGGGCACCGTCGACGCCTGGGCGATCTGGGAGCCGTTCACCTCGCAGGCGCGGCTCGAGCACAAGGCGCGGGTGCTGACCGACGGCACCGCCTACGTGAACGGCCTCAACTTCCAGGTCGCCTCCCCGGCCGCGCTCCAGGACCCGGCCAAGGAGGCGGCGATCCGCGACTTCCTCGAGCGGCTCGCCAAGGCGCGGACCTGGGCCATATCGCACCAATCCGAATGGGCGAAGGTCTGGTCGGCGGAGACCGGCCTGCCCCTGCGGGTGACCGAGGCCGCGGCCGCCAACTACGTCATGCGCCCCATCCCCATCGACGGCTCCGTCGTCTCCTCCGAGCAGGAGATGGCCGACGCGTTCGCGGCCGAGGGCCTGATCCCCCGCGCCATCGACTTCGCGGAGTTCGTCGACGACCGGTTCAACGACATTCTCGGGAAGGGACAGCAGTGA